atctcagtgtctgaaatgtcactcagcagtgagctgctgactaGGAGGTAATCCCGatgagagtaggagtgatggaCATGTGAAAAGaaagtatattccttactgttggggtgaagggagcgccatgaatcgcaaagaccaaagtcgctcatatactgtttgattatatttgtggactgccactTGCGCTGAGTTCCTGTTGTAtagagcctatccatttcttcatttagccccaggttgaggtcgcctccaaggACAAGTGTGCAGTCTAGGTGTTCGGAGAGTGCACTAAAAAATCTGTGGAAGAATGAGGGGTCATCAAGATTTGGACCATATatacttacaatacatagcttttggttaagtatagatagtttaacGATTAGGAATCTGCCccctggatctataactgtgtcaaatattgtgaaattaatatttttatggattaaaattgctactcctctttgtctagaattataacaggctgaaaacacattaggaaactcaggtgttttaagttcattcaAACCTGTGACAGGCCTGTGCGTCTCTTGTAATAAAACAACGTCTGCCTGTAGGTTTTTaagttggttaaatatttttaaccttttttctctggagccagcttCGTGCACATTCCATGTGACAAATCTTAGTGCGACCATAGTTGTGTGTGTATGGCGAATGATGTACGCTGTGTGTCTTGCTTAGACGGGTgaggaaaatggaaacacatcatttgtttgtaaataaagagaagaaaaatgtgtGGCGAGAAGCTCCATAGTTCtgattatgtgtgtgcataataaCTAGTCCAGCGTGGTGGGTGTGGTGCCCGGCAAAGGTAAGCCAGTACTCTAGCTGAGACTGGGGCAAAGGAATCAGGTCTTTCGTGATGGCAATGCAGAAATTTTGCAGTAGACAGACAACACTCTGAGAGTTTGTCAATCATACATCAGTAATGAGTTGACATTATGAAAAACGCACAGgaacaacagcaaaaacaataacaattgAGAATGGTAGATGATCCGGCACACACACTGGTGCCATCTTGAATTCAAAAATTTGTACTTAACAGGACAGAAACATTTGATTGCTACAGTGTTTgctaaaaacaagcaaatatcctgcattttaaaatgactGAATAACAATAAAGAAGCAGAAGCAAACAGAGGTGCAACCCAAAGCAGAGTAAAGAATAATAAGACGTAGAAGTCATCTGTCCGTGTCAGTAGTGTTGTACAGTCTGTGAACATAAAGAAAGGTCATAACATCACTCACTTCCATACGGCTTAAAACCCTGCCCAACTTAAGGTACCACATCTTGATAAATGgccatatttcattttttagctCTAACTGCAACTGAAGTACAAAAACGGTGTTCCAAGGTTAATGACATTAATGATGCTGATACCTTGAATATTAATGATCCAGTTATTTCTTGCTCTTTCATTCAACCAACCACTCTAATCAAGTTGCATCACTGGTGGGATGCTTTAAGTTTCTTTCAAAGATTTTTGCAGCTGACAAAAACATTCACAGAACACATTTAGCATCTGATTAATAGTTCACATTATGTTCACATGATTGAATCATTTAGAAGCTTTTTTCAAAATCCCTTTACCCCTATGTTGAAATTCTTCATATTACATACATGTATACTAGTATGTAACATAAATAAAGCATACATGTATACTATGTGCATGAAGGGCCCCCCATTTCCTCCAGGGTGCTGATTATGTGTGCACTTTGCCTAtgagtattattttatcatataAAATTACCAGTTTTTGATGTATCTGCTTCACATTAACACATcaagtaaaaacaacaacaacaacagtttatttgtttgtttccacATAAAGATTAGATTGTTACTTGTTTTCTTCTAGCTCTGTTTTGGACTCCACCGCTCCCGAGAGAAATACCTGGTTTTTCAAATGCTAAATGATCCGTACCAACTTTTCTCTCACCGTGTCTGTGACTCTGTCTGtgagaatttctgtggctgtgtgGTTTAGCACAGAAGTTTCCTTTCTCTCCGACAGCTTAGACTCTCAGTCAGTCGTACTCTGTCCACTGACAGTGAAGGAtctctttctgctttttgtGTCTTCAGACATTTGAGTTTGTTGATCTTAACCTAATTGGTGagttcttttctttattttctgtttcttgcTTAAAAATTAGCTTTAGTATTCAAAGTGGTGATTGAGCTGCTTTTCATTTTACTGGATTGTTTGATGCCAGGTCAGAATTGGCGGGAAACCTgccaggcttttttttttttacttttgaagTTTGACTTCAAGTTAAAATAGACCCTTTTACAATGTTAAGTCAAACAATAACAGTTACACATCCAGGTGCCCAAACCAAAATGAAACCAAAGCGAAAGGAAAGGTCTAATATATCCACCACCAGCACCTTCTTAGTGGCTCACCTGAGTCAAAGTCAGGGCTGAAGCCTTTCACTTCCAAGTTTGTCCACACTGGCTTGTAAAGctgatgcattaaaaaaaaagttcttgaGTGATCACATTATGTTTCTGTGCCTTTCAAATGGCTTCTCACAGTTAAGTTGAGTTCTGCTCAGATGTTtgccctgagttcctgaagggTCAGAATCACCTTTATTTGGACAAGTTTGTGCACACAAACAAGGACTCTGACTCCAGTTCACTTTGCTCTCTTCATGCCGTATAAGAAATGTTTATTCAATAGGCAGTTGTTgcgtgttatttttatttaaggtAAAAGAGAGTGTCAGTCGCAGTCCAGGTTTTCACTCATTTATTGCCTCAAGCAGTTCAAAAATAATTCATGTACATGGATCTCCTTCCAGTTAGAAAACCACAGTCTGCTGTGGGCAATTTCAGGAAGAGAAATAGAGAGACAATTCACTATCTGCACCCTTGCCAGGACAGTTAGTCCTTTCTCATGTCACACTCTAATCACTCTTTCACTCAGTTTGCATGGTTTCACCAAGGACACTCACAATCATGCTCTCATACACTTTACAATAACACTATAAGTTACAATAGCACTGATGTCAATGAGAAAATCactcttttttccctttaaccCAGACATCTTGTAAGGTTAACCTCCCTTTTATGAGCCACGgcaaatatttcacattagaaaaataatCAGGGAATGATCCGTGGACTCTACTAGAGACAAAGGGCAAAGGACTCGTGATCACCAGTTTCAACTGTGACACGCAGAAGGTGGGGTGAATCCTAAGGGAAGCGGGCAACTTCAGCCTGACCGCTGAGGAGCTGATCTTCACACACAAGgttttaaataatcaggccccatcttatcttaatgaccttgtagtaccatatcaccctattagagcacttcgctctcgctctgcaggcctacttgttgttcctagagtatttaaaagtagaatgggaggcagaaccttcagttttcaggcccctcttctgtggaaccagcttccagtttggattcgggagacagacactatctctactttcgagattaggcttcaaactttcctttttgctaaagcatatagttagggctggaccaggtgaccctgaatcctcccttagttatgctgcaataggcaaaGGCTGCCGGgcgattcccatgatgcattgagtgtttctttttcagtcagctTTTCCTTTCACTATGcattaatagacctctctgaaTTTAATAGTTATTAttaagaaattttttttttaactttgttttttatgtgtctCTTCTTCCTCAAACAGAATTGTTGTGCATGGAGAGACCGCGCTGAACACCAATGTCCCCAACTCGTTTCAAAACATGAGTTTAAGCTGACCAATGAGGTGAGACTcacttgtgtgtttttctgagctCAAAGATAGAAATGATttgacagttttattttaaaagacagCATCAGTGTTATCAACTATATTTACTCTGTAAGGCACTCAGCATCAGTGACCATTACCCTGTGGAGGTGAAGCTGAAGACCAGAGCAGGAAGACAGAAAAGGATGGCTGTGCCTGACGGGACAGAGATGACATCTGGGGAAGAACAGTCTCAGAAGAAAGGTGTCTGAGACAgtttaataaaaattaatttcagTACAATTTTAGTTATTTTATAAAGGAGCAAATACCTCATGAATCTCAGGGCTGATCTCAGTTCAGTTACATTCTATTAATTATGCAGAGTTGCTGTTTATTTAGGAATAAAAGTGAGGCGAAATACCTCATTTTAACTGATATACACTGACAGTAACAAATTTATAGCAAACATGTTCTGCAGTGTTGTATTCTGGGTGCTTCCGAGAGCAGATTTTATATTTCCTCCTTCTAATATTAAACAACAGGGAAACAGAAGAAGACCAAACCGGCAGGGTCACCAAAGATGGCGGCCAAGCCAGCAGGagcacagaagaagaacaaagaCGAGCCAGACAgacaacagaagaagaagaaagttggAACAAAAAGGAAGCGAGGGCAGGCATCCAACACACCAACCAAGAGAAGACGTCAGGATGTTCAATGTTCATGATCTTactattaattttaataatacTGTAGTTAGATGTAGTACTTGTATTAAAACGTCAAAGCTTCTGTTTGTTTACTAGAGATTTAACTGAAAACCACATCAGGTGGTTCACTGTGATACCAAAATACCTCCAGTTAGTCTTTTGTATTCATTGTACTAGAAAAATCAGGATTAATGTACTGTAGAAGTGAAAAAGAGTCTACAGATATTAGTACTGCATGGAATTCATTTTCCATGGTAAACTATTTAGATAGGTAGATATTTGAAgtcataataaaatattattcgTGCACAGAAACAAtatttgaaacattttctttattctgCATTGAAAGCAAACGCTGACAGAGGCACAGCTTCCACACTTACATTGTGCTGACGCAAAGCTTTGTGTAagatttaactttttttcccctggaGAATCATCCTGATCCAGTCAAGGTGTTTTGAGATATCCGTATAGACATTGGGGACATCCGGATAGTTACAGTTTCCCAGCTTGGTTCCAGGAAGCCGTTTGTTGAAAGAAACAATACCGACAGCCATTCCCTTGCAGACCAGAGGGCCACCAGAATCACCCTGTAAGGAGGAAGTATGTATTTTGTTCATGTGATACTTAATGCAGGCTGCTAATATACTTCTCAACAACAGAGCAGTTAGCAATGACTTTTCAAGGAAAGGACAGAAAAGATACCTGACAGAATCCTTTTGTTGTGTTGTATCCACCTGCACAGATAACATTGGGTGGAAGACCACCCCATCTTTCCCTGCAGACTTGTGGGCTGATGACCGACACACCCACCACTCTCAGGTCGTCAACAACATTACCACTAGTGTTTATCTTACCCCATCCAGCCACTCGACACTTCTCATTTTCATTTAATGTCATTTCACGGAAGGGAAGTCGAATGAATTGAATTCTTTTGCTTGGTCGGACAGGTGTAGACAGCTAGAGGCACAGAATTAATGAATAAAGATTAAGAATACATGAAAACCATGTAACAGCAATACAgaacatttgtcttttttttttaaataagcgCTTTTTACCACaactagaaatgtgtttttcaatcaGCATATTGTAAATGCAAACACTCCGAAATATAAAACTTCCAGTGTGAtgtgagaaaacaaaaaggatAAACCTTACTTTTAAAAGCATGATGTCGTATCCATGGCCAACAACCCAATAATATGGGTGTTTGTATTTCTCGGCAATCTGTATCACGAGCTTATCAGCACTCCTCAGATGGTGGTTACCAAGAACTACGTATGTAGGATAcctgaataaaatataattctAAGATCATCAGCAGATTTTCTGAAGTTACATAGACAACAAgatgaataaaatatgaatacatTTCTTTATagttaaattcaattttacttCAAGATCTTAGCATAAGTTTTacaaaaatgtttcagtttgtGAAGGAAGAATTGTAACTTAAATTATGACCATTACACTATACAGtagtaaatatatatacatatatatttatataggaCATTGggacattttgaaaaaaaaaaaggtctaaaTAGAAATTTCCTTGGAGGAATGATTACTTACAGGTCACAGTGTGCAGCAGTCATTACAAAGTTCTCAGACACAAGAAATCCTCCACAAATATGGTAGCCTCTGTAATCCTGCACTGATGCCATATACAGCATTTTGTTGTCTGGGGCTATTTTCCCATTTATAATTTTACTTCCAAGGACTAATGGCATtgggagaaaagaaaatgaaaatataaaatattaatattccACATGCAGGCTGGAGAAGAGTATTCATGGTGCAACTTACCATTTTGCCTGAGGAATGTCAGCGCATAAATGACCACAAATTGTTGCAGAGCAAACATCTCAGTGGTGAAATGCTCGATCTGTTACGTTGAGACCGACGGGTCAGTCCTTTTAAGCAGTTTGTACCGACTAATATCTGACTTTTAACCACTTCCTGTGAGTAATGTGTTTTAGAAACTTTCCACAGCAAATACTTCACTACTCCTATCGATCACCATCTGTTATATGCGCACCCATTTCTCATTAACAGTATTGAATTTCAAACAAACTACTGCTAAATCTTCTGCTTACTTAAAAATGATCCCTGTCTTTTCCTTTGGATGGACAAGATACTTTAGCTTGGAACTAGAAAAACCAAAATCAAAGTGAAGGGCTCAAATAGATACTTGAagattttcacttttttgtttttgttttaaaaagactCATGTTGTCATGCTGTGATCTTGTTGAAAGAgtaaatcagatgctttccagatggtagtgcaagatgaataaaaaccccactggctgaaatgtacCACCATTTCTTATGGATGGATGTAGACACTCATTATtttacctctctcctgactTCCTCTATATTGAGGATGATTTAAACCAaagatttcaaatttggattcatgactccatcagacctgttgccactgatatCTGTGACATTTGGTCCTTTCATGGACTGACTAATCTTCTCTCAGCTTATTGAAATGACTataaatagaaaataataaatttgGATCTTAGAATATCACACATATGCTGAAAAATGCTTTGGTTCCAGATTGTGTTCAGTTACAAATGCTGAAATGAACATCTCTTTCTTATTTGTGTGCgtattttctttctaaaaccAGGTTTCTGTTTGTTGTAATCAGACCACCACCTATTTGGTTGTGGGTAGCTTTGtcctgttttcatgtttcatcctaaacaaacatttcaaccCACTTTCAGTATGGTATTATTACTGCTTTCCCATCAGAGATGAGCAACACCATTTGGTTGAGCTCTgacaattaaattttttttaaatccaggttTCCTGTTTGAtgtacaggtccttctcaaaaaattagcatattgtgataaagttcattatttcctgtaatgtactgataaacattagactttcatatattttagattcattacacacaactgaagtagttcaagcctttcattgttttaatattgatgattttggcatacataactcatgaaaacccGAATTCttatctcaaaaaattagcatatttcatccgaccaataaaagaaaagtgtttttaatacaaaaaaagtcaaccTTCAAATAATTATGTTCAGTTATGCACTCAATACTTGGTCGGgaatccttttgcagaaatgactgcttcaatgcggcgtggcatggaggcaatcagcctgtggcactgctgaggtgttatGGAGGCCCAGGATGCTTCGATAGCGGCCTTAAGCTCATCCAGAGTGTTGGGTCTTGCGTCTCTCAACTTTCTCTTCACAATATCCCACAGATTCTCTATGGGGTTCAGGTCAGGAGAGTTGGCAGACCAATTGAGCACAGTAATACCATGGTCAGTAAACCATTTACCAGTGGTTTTGGCACTGTGAGCAGGTGCCAGgtcgtgctgaaaaatgaaatcttcaTCTCCATGAAGCTTTTCAGCAGATGGAAGCATGAAGTGCTCCAAAATCTCCTGATAGCTAGCTGCATTGACCCTGCCcttgataaaacacagtggaccaacaccagcagctgacatggcaccccagaccatcacttACTGTGGGTACTTGACACTGGACTTCAGGCATTTTGGCATTTCCCTCTCCCCAGTCTTCCTCCAGACTCTGGCACCTTGATTTCCgaatgacatgcaaaagttgCTTTCATCCGAAAAAAGTACTTTGGACCACTGAGCAACAGTCCAGTGCTGCTTCTCTGTAGCCCAGGTCAGACGCTTCTGCCGCTGTTTCTGAAAAAAAAGTGGCTTGACCTGGGGAATGCGGCACCTGTAGCCCATTTCCTGCACACGCCTGTGCACGGTGGCTCTGGATGTTTCTACTCCAGACTCAGTCCACTTCTTCCGCAGGTCCCCCAAGGTCTGGAATCGGTTCTTCTCCACAATCTTCCTCAGGGTCCGGTCACCTCTTCTCGTTGTGCATCGTTTTCTGCcacactttttccttcccacagactTCCCACTGAGGTGCGTTGATACAGCACTCTGGGAACAGCCTATTCGTTCAgaaatttctttctgtgtcttacCCTCTTGCTTGAGGGTGTCAATGATGGCCGTCTGGACAGCAGTCAGGTCAGCAGTCTTACCCATGATTGCGGTTTTGAGTAATGAACCAGGCTGGGAGTTTTTAAAAGCCTCAGGAatcttttgcaggtgtttagaGTTAATTCGTTGATTCAGATGGTTAGGTTAACAGCTCGTTTAGTGAACCTTTTCatgatatgctaattttttgagaaggacctgtattTAGAGGTCCACCCATTTGGTGGTTGTGGGCAGTGTTTTCTGgtttttatgtttcatgttagaaaaaaaatcaacccaATTTCAGCATGGTTAAGCATGATgcagtttaatttttaaaactgtacctctctccctctctctctctctctctctccctcggaggtgtgcgttgaagatcttgTGGACCGGGGCCTCTGCtggacgttcccagcacaccctcactgtaCGTTTGGGTGCGCCAGCTCTGTACAGCATCCTCCctcgccacctgatccaactcaccaccaggtgttGATCAGTttacagctcagcccctctctttacccgagtgccCAAAACATATGGCCTCAGGTCCGGTGATAtcattacaaaatcgatcattgACCTGTGGCCTACAGTGTCCTGGTGCCatgtgcacttatggacactcttatgttcaaatttggtgttcgttatggccaaactgttgTTTgctagtggtgcaacggatcaaaagTCTCACGGTTCGGATCGGATCACGTTTTTTTCGTCAcggatcaattttcggatcagcagaaaaaaaaaaaaaagacaaaaacttaACTCGccatttacttatttaagtattttttgcctattaaaaaaacattcaactcaagactcattccacgcaattatataaaaacaaattaaggtgcaataTAGGGCAGTACAGGGCTTTCTATCTaccactccgctgtgatataaTGAGCAGTCATGGTCACGTAGCTTTCCGTTGCCCTGGAGGTCTACCCATTTGTAGTTagagcaacagaagatgcctgggacagttcagccataactttaaactttcCCTGCTCATAGATGCTTGGAgcgatcttgtcactgaagtggatgcGCGACGGGATGTCATAGCTGTCACGGTGGTGGacggactcaggcgcagactgAGGTAGCACGGTTCTACAATACTTTATTTATCACTCCGGTGCGCTATGTACACGTGAAGGGGGGGGGAGAAACACCAGGGTCCCGGGGAAACACACTTCTTCACACTTGCTCCGCTCCTTGTCCAAACACTCCTCAC
This genomic interval from Oreochromis niloticus isolate F11D_XX linkage group LG5, O_niloticus_UMD_NMBU, whole genome shotgun sequence contains the following:
- the LOC100701753 gene encoding granzyme B-like isoform X3; its protein translation is MFALQQFVVIYALTFLRQNVLGSKIINGKIAPDNKMLYMASVQDYRGYHICGGFLVSENFVMTAAHCDLYPTYVVLGNHHLRSADKLVIQIAEKYKHPYYWVVGHGYDIMLLKLSTPVRPSKRIQFIRLPFREMTLNENEKCRVAGWGKINTSGNVVDDLRVVGVSVISPQVCRERWGGLPPNVICAGGYNTTKGFCQGDSGGPLVCKGMAVGIVSFNKRLPGTKLGNCNYPDVPNVYTDISKHLDWIRMILQGKKS
- the LOC100701753 gene encoding granzyme B-like isoform X2, whose protein sequence is MFALQQFAVIHALTFLGQNVLGSKIINGKIAPDNKMLYMASVQDYRGYHICGGFLVSENFVMTAAHCDLYPTYVVLGNHHLRSADKLVIQIAEKYKHPYYWVVGHGYDIMLLKLSTPVRPSKRIQFIRLPFREMTLNENEKCRVAGWGKINTSGNVVDDLRVVGVSVISPQVCRERWGGLPPNVICAGGYNTTKGFCQGDSGGPLVCKGMAVGIVSFNKRLPGTKLGNCNYPDVPNVYTDISKHLDWIRMILQGKKS